The sequence CTCCTGGAGCGCGGACACCGGGAACGGCTACCACGGCGGCCTGCAGATCTCGCAGGACGACTGGGACAAGTACGGCGGCGGCCGGTACGCGGCCAGCGCCGACCAGGCCAGCCGCCAGCAGCAGATCGCCGTCGCCGAGAAGATCCTGGCCGACCGGGGCACCGCGCCCTGGGCCACCTGCGCCCTGCTGTCCGGCCTGACACAGCACTCGGGGTCCGTGGACGTCGACACGGGCGTCGGCGGGACCGGCGGTTCCGGCGAACCGTCCGGACCGGCCGGCGACTCCGGCACCTCCGCGACCCCTGACGCCTCCGACTCCTCCGGACGACCCGACGCGTCGCCCTCCACCGGCACCGGCACCGACGACGGCTCCGCGGACCCGGCCGGCACGCCGACCGCCGAGCCGGGCGAGGGCAAGAGCACGGGCACCGGCAAGGACGCGGGCAAGGGCGCGGGCAAGGATGCCGGCGAGGACACGGGCAAGGCGACGGACAAGGACGCCGGCCGGACCACCGGTTCCGCCGGGACCGGCACCACCAAGTCCGACAAGTCCGCCACGCCGGACACCGGAAGCCCCCAGGACGCCGGCGGCTCCCCGACGGCCACGCCGGACGCCGGGGTCGTGACCAACCCGCAGCAGGCGGCCGGTTCTTGGAGCCTGGTCGACACCGGTGCCGTCGCCACCGGCGGACGCCACCGGGGCGTGAGCGCGGACGAAAGTGTGACAAACGGTCAGAACGGCACCGCCTCCGGACGGCACGCCTCCCGCGAACCGGACACCTACACGGTCCGCGAAGGCGACTCGCTGTCCTCCATCGCCGACTCCCTTGACGTCGACGGCGGGTGGCACGCGCTGTACGCCGGCAACAAGAAGGCCATCGGCACCGACCCGGACCGCATCACCGCCGGTCAGACCCTGGATGTCCAGGGCGAAACGGGCTGAAAACACCGAGACTTGACGCCCCACTAAGCACCTTGATGTCCGGTTTGGCGAAAGTGTGGGATGAGTCTCAGAAGCGCTGATCGTCTTTGAAATTCCGGCGATCACCTGTCTACGGTCGAGGCCGCTCGTCACCACGAGCCCCGGCAGCCGCCACGCCGAATCCTGCCAGTGGCTGCCCGGGAACAGTCGTCGCGTCAAGCGCCGTAGGCAGGAGCGGGGGACCCAAGGTAAGTGCCGGGCCCAGCAGTTGAAGCTGGGACCGGCTGGGGGTGAAGCCGCGTCACGCGCAAGCGGACGACGCGGCCGGGCAACTCAACCGGCCCGAACCCGACAGCTCACCTCGTAGGCGTCGGTGAGGGGAATCGATCCATGCTGTTTACCGGCAAGGGCAAGCACCGTCGTCCGTCCAAGGCCGTTCGCGCCATCACGCTCGCCGGTGTCACCGGTGCCGCCGTCGCCGCCCCGCTGATGGCGGCCGGCAACGCCTCCGCCGCCACCGCCTCCCAGTGGGACGCGGTCGCCCAGTGCGAGTCCGGCGGCAACTGGTCCATCAACACCGGCAACGGCTACTACGGCGGTCTGCAGTTCTCCGCCTCCACCTGGGCCGCGTACGGCGGCACGCAGTACGCCTCCACCGCCGACAAGGCGTCCAAGGCGCAGCAGATCTCCGTCGCCGAGAAGGTCCTCGCCGCGCAGGGCAAGGGCGCCTGGCCGGTCTGCGGCACGGGCCTGTCCGGCTCCCCCTACAACGGCTCCGCCCCGAGCACCCCGGCGCCGTCCGCCCCGTCCACCCAGGACTCGGGCACCTCCACCCGCTCCGCCGACCAGCAGGCCGCCTCCCGCTCCGCCGAGCGCCCGGCCGCCTCCACCGGCACGAGCAAGAGCACCGGCAGCGGCGCGGGCAAGACCGTCACCACCCCGACCGGCAAGAAGGTCAAGAAGGGTGACGGCGAGTACAAGGTCGTCCAGGGCGACACGCTCAGCATCATCGCCGCGCGGCACAAGGTCGCGGGCGGCTGGCAGAAGCTGTTCGAGCTGAACAAGGACGTCGTCGAGGACGCCGACCTCATCTACCCGGGCCAGCAGCTCCACCTGAAGTGACCCCCGGCCCCCGGCCGGCCCCCGGGGCCCGCACATCCCGTCGGACCCCCTGAGAGCCACGGACCCGCACGGGCGCCCGGACCCCCGAAGTCCCCCGGTCCGCGCGTCCCGGCGGAGCCCCCGAGGCCCCGTGCGGGTCACCCCCCGTCCCCACGGGCTCCCCGCCCCGGCGCGTTCTCCCCCGTACGCGCCGGGGCGGGGCTTTTTTCGCGCCCGCCCCGGCACCCTCGCCCCTCGGCCACCCAGAAGCCCTTTGTTTCGATCAAAAACAAAAGGTACCGTCGGTCTGTCCACGGGACGGTCGGTCGGTGGCCGAGACGCCCGGGACGGTTAGGCTCTAGTCGCAAGGCACACCAGCCCCGCACTTCCAGCGTCACATCCAAGAAGGAGATGCTCGTGCCGTCCATCGACGTCGTCGTAGCCCGGGAAATCCTGGACTCCCGAGGCAACCCCACGGTCGAGGTCGAGGTCGGCCTCGACGACGGCAGCACGGGTCGTGCCGCCGTTCCGTCCGGCGCCTCGACCGGCGCCTTCGAGGCCATCGAGCTGCGCGACGGTGACCCGGACCGCTACCAGGGCAAGGGCGTCGAGAAGGCCGTCCTGGCCGTCATCGAGCAGATCGGCCCGGAGCTGGTCGGCTACGACGCCACCGAGCAGCGCCTGATCGATCAGGCCATGTTCGACCTGGACGCCACCGACAACAAGGGCTCCCTCGGCGCCAACGCCATCCTCGGCGTCTCGCTCGCCGTCGCTCACGCCGCCTCCGAGGCCAGCGACCTGCCGCTCTTCCGCTACCTGGGCGGCCCGAACGCGCACCTGCTGCCGGTGCCGATGATGAACATCCTGAACGGCGGCTCGCACGCCGACTCCAACGTGGACATCCAGGAGTTCATGATCGCTCCGATCGGCGCGGAGTCCTTCTCCGAGGCCCTGCGCTGGGGCACCGAGGTCTACCACACCCTGAAGAAGGTCCTGAAGAACAAGGGCCTGTCCACCGGCCTCGGCGACGAGGGCGGCTTCGCCCCGAACCTCGGCTCCAACCGCGAGGCCCTCGACCTCATCCTCGAGGCGATCAAGGAGGCCGGCTACACCCCCGGCGAGCAGATCGCCCTGGCGCTCGACGTCGCCGCGTCCGAGTTCTACAAGGACGGCTCGTACGTCTTCGAGGGCAAGAACCGCACCGCCGCCGAGATGACCGAGTACTACGCCGAGCTGGTCGAGGCGTACCCCCTGGTCTCCATCGAGGACCCGCTCTTCGAGGACGACTGGGAGGGCTGGAAGACCATCACCGACAAGCTCGGTGACAAGGTCCAGCTCGTCGGCGACGACCTGTTCGTCACCAACCCCGAGCGCCTGGCCCGGGGCATCGAGGAGGGCGCCGCCAACGCCCTGCTGGTCAAGGTCAACCAGATCGGCTCGCTGACCGAGACCCTGGACGCCGTCGAGCTGGCCCAGCGCAACGGCTTCAAGTGCATGATGTCCCACCGCTCCGGCGAGACCGAGGACGTCACCATCGCCGACCTGGCCGTCGCCACCAACTGCGGCCAGATCAAGACCGGTGCCCCGGCCCGCTCCGAGCGCGTCGCCAAGTACAACCAGCTGCTGCGCATCGAGGAGATCCTCGACGACGCCGCGGTGTACGCCGGCCGCTCCGCCTTCCCGCGGTTCCGCTCCGCGAACCAGTAGGCACGGCAAGGACCGGGCGCCTGCCCGGGCTAAAGTCCTAGCCAGTCGTACGTACGTCCCCGTACCCGGTCCCGTACCGTGTCCGGGGACGTACGCGCGTGTGACGGGAGGCGGGGAAGATGGGCGTGAAGGACCGTGACCGGTTCTCCACCGCGACCAGGATCAGGCTGCTCGGCGAGCAGACCGCGGCCCGCGTCTACCGCTCGCAGACCAAACGGCAGGCCCGCCGCTCCCGGCTCACCGGCCGCGCGGCGCTGCTCGCGCTGGTGCTGTGCACGATGGTCGTCGCCCTCGCCTACCCGATGCGGCAGTACGTCTCCCAGCGCGCGGAGATCGCCGACCTCCAGCGCCGCCAGCAGCAGGCCCGCGAGCGGGTCGAGCAGCTGCGGGACCTCAAGGCGCGCTGGCAGGACGACGCCTACGCCGAGCAGCAGATCCGCCGCCGGCTGCACTACGTACGGCCCGGCGAGACCGGCTACGTGGTCGTCGACCCCGGCGCGGCCAAGCAGTCCCGCGCCGACCTCGGGGCCGCCCGCCGGCCCTGGTACGCGAACGTCTGGGACGGCGTCGACAAGTCCGACGCCTCCGACCAGTGAACCGACAGAAAGTCTCCGACAGCCAGTCATGGAAACCCCTCCGCCGCCCACTCCGCGCACCGAGCCCACCGACGCGGACGTAGAGGCCTTCAAGCAGCAGCTGGGCCGCCCGCCGCGGGGCCTCAGGGCCATCGCGCACCGCTGCCCGTGCGGTCAGCCGGACGTCGTGGAGACGGCACCGCGCCTGCCCGACGGCACGCCCTTCCCGACGCTGTACT comes from Streptomyces sp. SCL15-4 and encodes:
- a CDS encoding transglycosylase family protein yields the protein MLSGNGRHRRPRQAPALLVAAGVTGSAIAIPLLGAAGASAADGTTWDKVAECESGGSWSADTGNGYHGGLQISQDDWDKYGGGRYAASADQASRQQQIAVAEKILADRGTAPWATCALLSGLTQHSGSVDVDTGVGGTGGSGEPSGPAGDSGTSATPDASDSSGRPDASPSTGTGTDDGSADPAGTPTAEPGEGKSTGTGKDAGKGAGKDAGEDTGKATDKDAGRTTGSAGTGTTKSDKSATPDTGSPQDAGGSPTATPDAGVVTNPQQAAGSWSLVDTGAVATGGRHRGVSADESVTNGQNGTASGRHASREPDTYTVREGDSLSSIADSLDVDGGWHALYAGNKKAIGTDPDRITAGQTLDVQGETG
- a CDS encoding transglycosylase family protein, producing the protein MLFTGKGKHRRPSKAVRAITLAGVTGAAVAAPLMAAGNASAATASQWDAVAQCESGGNWSINTGNGYYGGLQFSASTWAAYGGTQYASTADKASKAQQISVAEKVLAAQGKGAWPVCGTGLSGSPYNGSAPSTPAPSAPSTQDSGTSTRSADQQAASRSAERPAASTGTSKSTGSGAGKTVTTPTGKKVKKGDGEYKVVQGDTLSIIAARHKVAGGWQKLFELNKDVVEDADLIYPGQQLHLK
- the eno gene encoding phosphopyruvate hydratase: MPSIDVVVAREILDSRGNPTVEVEVGLDDGSTGRAAVPSGASTGAFEAIELRDGDPDRYQGKGVEKAVLAVIEQIGPELVGYDATEQRLIDQAMFDLDATDNKGSLGANAILGVSLAVAHAASEASDLPLFRYLGGPNAHLLPVPMMNILNGGSHADSNVDIQEFMIAPIGAESFSEALRWGTEVYHTLKKVLKNKGLSTGLGDEGGFAPNLGSNREALDLILEAIKEAGYTPGEQIALALDVAASEFYKDGSYVFEGKNRTAAEMTEYYAELVEAYPLVSIEDPLFEDDWEGWKTITDKLGDKVQLVGDDLFVTNPERLARGIEEGAANALLVKVNQIGSLTETLDAVELAQRNGFKCMMSHRSGETEDVTIADLAVATNCGQIKTGAPARSERVAKYNQLLRIEEILDDAAVYAGRSAFPRFRSANQ
- a CDS encoding septum formation initiator family protein, whose translation is MGVKDRDRFSTATRIRLLGEQTAARVYRSQTKRQARRSRLTGRAALLALVLCTMVVALAYPMRQYVSQRAEIADLQRRQQQARERVEQLRDLKARWQDDAYAEQQIRRRLHYVRPGETGYVVVDPGAAKQSRADLGAARRPWYANVWDGVDKSDASDQ